A genomic segment from Nematostella vectensis chromosome 6, jaNemVect1.1, whole genome shotgun sequence encodes:
- the LOC5514678 gene encoding ras-related protein Rab-24, with protein MIARSRCDVTWASTMNTFNFVESKVVLLGRNFSGKTCLLERYLHDRFLGTSEATIGAAYGTKTVTVRNTRVTLGIWDTAGSERYDAMSRIYYRGAKAAVICFDLTEEESFLRAKYWVNELHTYESSCRIYLCGTKFDLVEGKKKSRAVDAWVVSQYADGINAKLFETSSMTGRDVERLFFCVADDCGKEEYPQVEENDKELSKVKLEEPKNKRRNCCS; from the exons ATGATTGCTCGCTCGCGCTGTGATGTGACATGGGCTTCGACTATGAATACGTTCAACTTTGTTGAATCTAAAGTTGTTCTTTTAGGGCGTAACTTTAGTGGGAAGACGTGTTTATTGGAAAGGTATTTGCATGACCGTTTCCTTGGAACATCAGAAGCG ACGATCGGCGCGGCATATGGAACCAAGACTGTCACTGTACGAAACACAAGGGTCACCTTGGGAATATGG GACACCGCAGGAAGCGAGCGATATGATGCAATGAGTCGGATCTACTACCGAGGGGCCAAGGCTGCAGTCATCTGCTTCG ATTTAACCGAAGAAGAAAGTTTTCTAAGAGCCAAGTACTGGGTTAACGAACTTCACACATACGAGTCG TCATGCCGCATCTATCTGTGTGGGACAAAGTTCGACTTGGTAGAGGGGAAGAAGAAATCGCGGGCCGTGGATGCCTGGGTCGTATCTCAATATGCCGACG GTATTAATGCCAAGTTGTTTGAAACATCCAGCATGACAGGTCGTGATGTCG AGAGGCTGTTTTTCTGTGTTGCTGATGACTGCGGTAAGGAGGAATATCCACAAGTCGAGGAAAACG ATAAGGAGCTGTCAAAAGTCAAGCTGGAAGAGCCCAAAAACAAGCGTCGAAATTGCTGCTCGTAG